The Arcobacter arenosus genome has a window encoding:
- a CDS encoding F0F1 ATP synthase subunit delta → MNDLIAKRYVKALLDGRDVESATAICNDLKAISSAFADEKFVSIIASSEVRNSEKVELVISFIENSGDDLKNFVKLLGANKRLELIPEIVKDLESKIAIMNNSYTGVVYTNNELDAKYMSSIEEQFSKKFNVNLSLSQNVCDYDGIKVDIDSLGVEISFSKERLKSQMIDHILKAV, encoded by the coding sequence ATGAATGATTTAATAGCAAAAAGATATGTTAAGGCATTATTAGATGGTAGAGATGTTGAGTCTGCAACTGCTATTTGTAATGATTTAAAAGCTATTTCTTCAGCTTTTGCTGATGAGAAGTTTGTATCTATTATAGCTTCATCAGAAGTTAGAAATAGTGAAAAAGTTGAATTAGTTATTTCATTTATTGAAAATAGCGGAGATGACTTAAAGAATTTTGTTAAGTTACTAGGGGCTAACAAAAGACTTGAACTTATCCCAGAAATTGTTAAAGATTTAGAATCTAAAATAGCAATAATGAATAACTCATATACAGGTGTAGTGTACACTAACAATGAATTAGATGCAAAATATATGTCTTCAATAGAAGAACAATTTAGTAAAAAATTTAATGTTAATTTATCACTATCACAAAACGTTTGTGATTATGATGGTATCAAGGTAGATATAGATTCTCTTGGTGTTGAGATTTCATTCTCAAAAGAGAGACTTAAGTCACAAATGATTGATCATATTTTAAAAGCAGTTTAG
- a CDS encoding F0F1 ATP synthase subunit B gives MKKLLLLGLALAPVAMFASSEGAETNYDIVQRTVNFIIFAGILWYLLADKIKAFFADRTASIQAELDKVQDTLKASKDKVEDANKKLEESKALAAEIVETAKADIDSVKKKVAEAVDAEIANLNKSFDERVKVETSKAKKQIVSEILEELLSSDNVSLSQDELANIVLKKVA, from the coding sequence TTGAAAAAATTATTATTACTTGGATTAGCGCTAGCTCCTGTAGCAATGTTCGCTAGTAGTGAAGGTGCGGAAACAAACTATGATATAGTTCAAAGAACCGTTAACTTTATAATTTTTGCTGGAATTTTATGGTACTTGCTTGCTGATAAAATCAAAGCATTCTTTGCAGATAGAACTGCTTCAATTCAAGCAGAGCTTGATAAAGTACAAGATACTTTAAAAGCTTCAAAAGATAAAGTAGAAGATGCAAATAAAAAACTTGAAGAATCAAAAGCTTTAGCAGCAGAAATTGTAGAAACTGCAAAAGCAGATATTGATTCTGTTAAGAAAAAAGTTGCTGAAGCAGTTGATGCTGAAATCGCAAACTTAAACAAAAGCTTTGACGAAAGAGTTAAAGTTGAAACTTCTAAAGCTAAGAAACAAATTGTTTCTGAAATTCTTGAAGAGCTATTAAGTTCAGACAATGTTTCTTTATCACAAGATGAGTTAGCAAATATTGTTCTTAAGAAGGTAGCGTAA
- a CDS encoding F0F1 ATP synthase subunit B', with the protein MLDISPVLLLGTAVIFLLVVARLNSCLFTPLLKHMDDRAESIKKDLANAQSNSADVDGMLEEANHVIAEAKKEAAAIREQAYNEAKEVADAKLASAKEDLEAKSANFIKDLEAEKKALKESLVAAMPQFNESLKAKISSI; encoded by the coding sequence ATGTTAGACATAAGTCCTGTATTATTGCTAGGTACGGCAGTAATCTTTCTTTTAGTTGTTGCTAGACTAAACAGCTGTCTATTTACACCTCTATTAAAGCATATGGATGATAGAGCAGAGTCGATTAAAAAAGACTTGGCAAATGCTCAATCAAACTCTGCTGATGTAGATGGGATGTTAGAAGAAGCAAATCATGTAATTGCTGAAGCTAAAAAAGAAGCAGCTGCAATTAGAGAACAAGCATACAACGAAGCGAAAGAGGTTGCTGATGCAAAGCTTGCAAGTGCTAAAGAGGATCTAGAAGCTAAATCTGCAAACTTTATAAAAGATTTAGAAGCAGAGAAAAAAGCTTTAAAAGAATCATTAGTAGCTGCAATGCCTCAATTTAATGAGAGCTTAAAAGCTAAGATTAGCTCAATTTAA
- a CDS encoding ParB/RepB/Spo0J family partition protein translates to MALGRGLGELLGEVETAYNNSNNYDKTNNNNKIVELDINEIKPNPNQPRKIFDEEKLKELSDSISSHGLLQPITVIKDKIDGYILIAGERRLKAHKLANLDTIKAIIIDIEEFKLRELALIENIQRDDLNIIELAYSYAQLINEHSITHEELSKKVFKSRTSITNTLRLLQLSSYVQQLLANNKISAGHGKVMLGLDDEQQRIVADSIIGQKLSVRETETLVKKLKSSKDDSSDKKAKTKIKNFDFKPLESAIENLKKSNLKVKAEKNYFKIEIKSQEDIEKISNYFGNTF, encoded by the coding sequence ATGGCATTAGGTAGAGGACTTGGGGAACTTTTAGGTGAAGTTGAAACAGCTTACAACAACTCAAATAATTATGATAAAACTAATAACAATAATAAGATTGTTGAATTAGATATTAATGAAATCAAACCAAACCCTAATCAACCAAGAAAGATTTTTGATGAAGAAAAGTTAAAAGAGCTTTCTGATTCAATCTCATCTCATGGTTTACTACAGCCTATTACTGTAATTAAAGACAAAATAGATGGTTACATTTTAATTGCAGGTGAAAGAAGATTAAAGGCACATAAGTTAGCTAATCTTGATACAATCAAAGCAATTATTATTGATATTGAAGAGTTTAAATTAAGGGAATTAGCTTTAATTGAAAATATTCAAAGAGATGATTTAAATATTATTGAATTAGCTTATTCTTATGCACAATTAATTAATGAACACTCAATAACTCATGAAGAACTTTCTAAAAAAGTTTTTAAATCTAGAACATCAATTACAAACACGCTTAGGCTTTTACAATTAAGTTCATATGTACAACAATTGTTAGCAAATAACAAAATTAGTGCAGGACATGGAAAAGTTATGCTAGGCCTAGATGATGAGCAACAAAGAATAGTTGCTGACTCAATCATTGGACAAAAGTTGTCAGTTAGGGAAACAGAAACTTTAGTTAAAAAATTAAAATCATCAAAAGATGATTCTTCTGATAAAAAGGCTAAAACAAAAATCAAAAACTTTGATTTTAAACCACTTGAATCAGCCATTGAAAATCTTAAAAAATCTAACTTAAAAGTTAAGGCTGAAAAAAACTATTTTAAGATAGAAATCAAGTCTCAAGAAGATATTGAGAAGATTTCTAATTACTTTGGTAACACTTTTTAA